A stretch of the Bacillota bacterium genome encodes the following:
- a CDS encoding DDE-type integrase/transposase/recombinase encodes MDRRKAQEIANFRYGLIAPVVSRQDLDRGEQARLLGEVASSRHRIPYSTRTQVSVRTLERYLEAYRARGWEGLLPSPRTSSPRLPGEVLDWAVRLREENPQRSIDRIIRVLEDEGTVEPGRLKRSTLYDHFTRLGLTRSQMPRKESYQRYQARRRNQRWQGDVHHLLYLPQPDGTKRKVFLVAFIDDYSRFVPHAEIYRAERLPMLEDSLKKALTKHGVPEQIHVDNGAIYSAHHFERILGHLGIQLIHSRPYRPAGRGKVERFFQLVCTSFTSEAYRLLEKHPLTLEELNDLFWAWLQAYYHERIHSATKEKPALRFEHDPTPLRRVDLAGLHDAFLMEEYRKVDKTGVFTIDQIPYQAPLELAHRRVLVRYDPYDPQVVQVHWDGRQDDATMLVVPEHAGKKKPEPVCTPTDSGLNFLTALEHEHKARLDSARLSYRGVQGGKPK; translated from the coding sequence ATGGACAGACGCAAAGCCCAGGAGATCGCTAACTTCCGCTACGGTCTCATCGCCCCTGTGGTGAGCCGGCAGGACCTTGACCGCGGCGAACAGGCCCGGCTATTGGGGGAGGTAGCATCGTCCCGGCACCGTATCCCCTACAGCACCCGCACACAGGTGAGCGTACGCACGCTGGAGCGGTATCTCGAGGCCTACCGGGCCCGGGGGTGGGAGGGGCTTTTACCCTCGCCCCGCACTTCATCCCCCCGCCTGCCGGGGGAGGTCCTGGACTGGGCGGTCAGGCTGCGAGAGGAAAACCCTCAAAGAAGCATTGACCGCATCATCCGTGTCCTGGAGGATGAAGGAACGGTAGAGCCCGGGCGACTCAAAAGAAGCACCCTGTACGACCATTTCACCCGCTTGGGTCTTACCCGGTCCCAGATGCCCCGGAAAGAGAGTTACCAGCGCTACCAGGCCCGGCGCCGTAACCAAAGATGGCAGGGAGATGTGCATCACCTGCTTTATCTACCCCAGCCGGATGGGACCAAGCGCAAGGTGTTCCTCGTGGCCTTCATCGACGACTACAGCCGCTTTGTGCCCCATGCGGAGATCTACCGGGCCGAGAGACTTCCCATGCTGGAAGACTCGCTCAAGAAAGCCCTGACAAAGCATGGGGTCCCCGAGCAGATCCACGTCGATAACGGGGCTATCTACTCCGCCCACCACTTTGAGCGCATACTCGGTCACCTGGGCATCCAGCTCATCCATTCCCGCCCCTACCGTCCCGCGGGCCGCGGGAAAGTGGAAAGATTCTTCCAGCTGGTATGCACCAGCTTCACTTCTGAAGCCTACAGGTTACTCGAGAAACACCCGCTTACATTGGAGGAACTCAATGACCTGTTCTGGGCATGGCTCCAGGCATACTATCATGAGCGTATCCACTCAGCCACCAAAGAAAAACCGGCCCTGAGGTTCGAGCATGACCCTACACCGCTACGCCGTGTGGACCTGGCCGGGCTGCATGATGCCTTTTTGATGGAAGAATATCGCAAAGTAGATAAGACCGGGGTCTTCACAATAGACCAGATACCCTACCAGGCGCCCCTGGAACTGGCCCACCGAAGGGTGCTGGTACGTTATGACCCTTATGACCCCCAGGTGGTCCAGGTCCACTGGGATGGCCGGCAGGATGACGCTACTATGCTGGTCGTGCCAGAGCATGCGGGTAAAAAGAAACCTGAGCCGGTTTGCACCCCAACGGACAGCGGCCTGAACTTCCTCACTGCCCTGGAGCATGAGCACAAGGCGCGTCTTGACAGTGCCCGGCTCAGTTACCGGGGAGTACAAGGAGGCAAACCCAAGTGA